In a genomic window of Roseomonas aeriglobus:
- a CDS encoding TniB family NTP-binding protein, giving the protein MTDLYDHLFPAYREQAGLSDDERIDWLRRDRWLSLPQSEAALGRLEDLLTYPPRGRMPCLLLFGSTGMGKSEILNRFAELHATRYDKNAGLTIMPVVMVQMPPQPTEEEFYTELMLAMNYSEFDHISLRSLRSLARRTLGEFGTKVLVLDEIDKMLAGSPRQQRIFLNTIRFLTNDLRIPIVCAGTEDARIAILTDPNLADRFAAFELSPWRNDHALRQLMASFAGLLPLRRPSLLDEAEVRQRVIALSEGVTGRIFRLMEAVAIAAIRSGREMIDADSFDDEQLLLPLVSMQVIASAKRALRRRAA; this is encoded by the coding sequence ATGACCGACCTCTACGATCATCTGTTTCCGGCATATCGCGAGCAGGCAGGGTTATCCGACGACGAACGCATCGACTGGCTGAGACGCGATCGATGGCTATCGCTGCCACAATCCGAAGCCGCGCTCGGCAGGCTCGAAGATCTGCTGACCTATCCCCCGCGCGGCCGCATGCCCTGCCTCCTGCTTTTCGGTTCCACTGGCATGGGCAAGAGCGAGATCCTCAATCGCTTCGCAGAGCTGCACGCAACCCGGTACGATAAGAATGCCGGCCTTACGATTATGCCGGTCGTCATGGTCCAGATGCCGCCACAGCCTACCGAGGAAGAGTTCTACACCGAGCTTATGCTGGCTATGAACTACTCCGAGTTCGACCATATCTCCCTGCGATCACTGCGCTCTCTGGCCCGTCGCACCCTCGGGGAATTCGGGACCAAGGTGCTGGTTCTGGACGAAATCGACAAGATGCTGGCGGGCTCGCCGCGCCAGCAGCGGATTTTTCTCAACACCATTCGCTTTCTGACCAACGACCTCAGAATTCCGATCGTGTGCGCGGGCACGGAAGATGCGCGTATCGCGATCCTCACCGATCCCAATCTCGCCGACCGCTTCGCCGCATTCGAGCTTTCACCCTGGCGCAACGATCACGCCCTGCGCCAGCTCATGGCGAGCTTCGCCGGTCTGCTCCCCTTGCGCCGCCCTTCCCTGCTCGATGAAGCTGAGGTCCGCCAGCGCGTCATCGCATTGAGTGAGGGCGTGACAGGCCGAATCTTCCGGTTGATGGAGGCTGTCGCGATCGCGGCGATCCGAAGCGGCCGCGAGATGATCGACGCCGACAGCTTCGATGATGAGCAGCTATTGCTCCCGCTCGTCTCGATGCAGGTCATCGCCAGTGCCAAGCGGGCATTGCGGCGCCGTGCGGCATGA
- a CDS encoding TniQ family protein produces the protein MRHENPFADELLTSWHARQRHSRRGRALPEPKAVRNRKGDWRHPDIRPTRAWLNGTADDLNVPATRLVEHSLAKHYPYLPVDFLAWEHPPGSAGSTGLIPVPRLHVSWCSRCLAEDFASDRPAHVRRQWVLAAVGYCHRHRWPLEDRCNGCGSRTWRFAMPARGPLRMICDACWQPMERTSAPAIYAGKDALLCWDHVIAFEQQCIGAIKGRTPDQFRFNFTSADQLLNEVRGICRLLTRKPPNDEYWWCRTRNIPLNDFACDAMTPGYMGLQFYSSDTLNPLAAASPLLRRRLLAAACGIIETNPEIGAALFGPDAPSAIERFIARADRGVLDRLLMTDGHWSSAFISQIKAARERMARRFTISKLEAAHRAIRNVFAHASTNEQTEPRDLAGQS, from the coding sequence GTGCGGCATGAAAATCCTTTCGCTGACGAACTGCTGACGTCCTGGCACGCGCGTCAGCGCCATTCCCGCCGAGGGCGAGCGCTACCGGAGCCAAAGGCTGTCCGAAATCGCAAGGGCGACTGGCGCCACCCGGATATTCGCCCGACAAGAGCCTGGCTCAATGGGACTGCCGACGACCTCAACGTGCCGGCGACGCGCTTAGTCGAACATAGTCTTGCGAAGCACTATCCCTACTTACCGGTCGATTTTCTGGCTTGGGAACACCCGCCGGGCTCAGCCGGTTCTACCGGGCTGATCCCGGTGCCGCGGCTGCACGTCAGTTGGTGCAGCCGGTGCCTCGCGGAAGATTTCGCATCCGACCGGCCAGCGCACGTCCGGCGTCAGTGGGTACTGGCCGCTGTGGGCTATTGCCATCGGCACCGCTGGCCGCTGGAGGATCGTTGTAATGGTTGCGGATCGCGGACATGGCGATTTGCGATGCCCGCGCGCGGTCCGCTGCGGATGATTTGCGATGCCTGCTGGCAACCGATGGAAAGAACCTCGGCCCCGGCCATTTATGCCGGGAAGGACGCCCTGCTCTGCTGGGATCATGTTATTGCGTTCGAGCAGCAATGCATAGGCGCGATAAAGGGTAGGACCCCCGACCAGTTCCGCTTCAACTTCACGTCGGCCGACCAACTCCTCAACGAGGTTCGAGGCATTTGCCGCCTCCTGACCAGGAAGCCGCCAAACGACGAATATTGGTGGTGCAGGACACGGAACATCCCGCTGAACGATTTCGCGTGCGACGCGATGACGCCCGGTTACATGGGCCTCCAATTCTATTCGAGCGACACTCTCAACCCGCTCGCCGCCGCATCGCCGCTCCTGCGCCGGCGCCTGCTTGCCGCCGCTTGCGGCATCATCGAGACCAATCCCGAGATAGGCGCCGCGCTTTTTGGTCCTGACGCACCGTCAGCGATCGAACGGTTCATTGCCAGAGCAGATCGTGGCGTGCTCGATCGCTTGCTGATGACAGACGGACACTGGTCTTCCGCCTTTATCTCTCAGATCAAAGCCGCACGAGAGCGAATGGCCCGCCGGTTCACGATCTCGAAGCTGGAAGCGGCGCATCGAGCGATACGCAACGTATTCGCCCATGCATCGACAAACGAACAAACCGAACCTCGCGATCTCGCTGGCCAAAGCTGA